The Mesorhizobium sp. NBSH29 genome has a segment encoding these proteins:
- a CDS encoding MFS transporter, which yields MSQTTTTGSATALPVQTTAYAVILAVSFCHLLNDIMQSLLSAIYPMLKADYGLDFWQIGLLTMTFQVTASLLQPVIGIYTDKKPLPYSLPFGMGSTLIGLVCLAYATQYGMLLVGAALVGFGSAVFHPESSRVARLASGGRYGLAQSLFQVGGNFGQALGPLLAAFIVVPNGQRSIVWFSGAALLGMMILWQVGTWYSNHRQANAKRPVEVRTSPLPRRTIVVALAVLAALTFSKNVYMASISSYYTFYMIHKFGVTVQTSQILLFVFLGGAAVGTVLGGPIGDRFGAKTVMWFSILGVLPFTLAMPYADFTWTIILSGIIGLIMASAFPAIVVFGQELLPGRVGMVAGIFFGLAFGMGGIAAAVLGVVADARGIDFVYVVCSFLPMLGLLTVFLPSNRALRPASL from the coding sequence GTGAGCCAGACCACCACTACCGGATCGGCAACCGCTCTGCCGGTCCAGACGACGGCCTATGCAGTTATCCTTGCGGTAAGCTTTTGCCATCTGCTCAACGATATCATGCAGTCGCTCCTGTCAGCCATCTATCCGATGCTGAAGGCAGATTACGGGCTCGACTTCTGGCAGATCGGGTTGCTGACCATGACTTTCCAGGTCACGGCATCGCTTTTGCAGCCGGTTATCGGCATCTATACCGACAAGAAGCCGTTGCCCTATTCGCTGCCGTTCGGCATGGGCTCAACGCTTATCGGGCTCGTGTGTCTCGCCTACGCCACCCAATATGGCATGCTGCTGGTCGGGGCAGCGCTGGTGGGCTTTGGCTCGGCGGTATTCCATCCGGAATCCTCACGCGTGGCCCGGCTGGCATCGGGTGGGCGCTATGGGCTTGCGCAATCGCTGTTCCAGGTTGGCGGCAATTTCGGCCAGGCGCTTGGACCCCTTCTGGCCGCCTTCATCGTGGTGCCAAACGGACAGCGCAGTATCGTCTGGTTTTCCGGCGCAGCACTGCTCGGGATGATGATCCTGTGGCAGGTCGGCACCTGGTACAGCAACCACCGCCAGGCCAATGCCAAGCGGCCGGTGGAAGTGCGGACCTCGCCGCTGCCGCGCCGTACCATCGTCGTGGCGCTGGCGGTACTGGCGGCGCTGACCTTTTCCAAGAACGTCTACATGGCGAGCATATCGAGCTACTATACCTTCTATATGATCCACAAATTCGGGGTCACGGTTCAGACGTCGCAGATCCTGTTGTTCGTTTTCCTTGGCGGTGCTGCGGTGGGAACGGTTCTGGGCGGGCCCATTGGAGATCGTTTCGGCGCCAAAACGGTGATGTGGTTCTCGATCCTCGGTGTCCTGCCGTTCACCTTGGCAATGCCCTATGCCGATTTCACATGGACCATCATCCTGTCGGGCATCATCGGGCTCATCATGGCATCTGCGTTTCCGGCCATTGTGGTGTTCGGTCAGGAGCTTTTGCCTGGCCGCGTTGGCATGGTCGCAGGCATCTTTTTCGGGTTGGCGTTCGGGATGGGCGGCATCGCAGCAGCAGTGCTGGGTGTGGTTGCGGATGCACGAGGCATCGATTTCGTCTATGTCGTCTGCTCGTTCCTGCCGATGCTGGGGCTGCTGACGGTGTTTTTGCCGAGCAATCGCGCGCTCAGGCCGGCGTCCTTGTGA
- a CDS encoding ArsR/SmtB family transcription factor, whose protein sequence is MTPAHPDLEEIDLPAVLAALSDPTRLSIVRHLSEDGEAEAMCGTFGHYGSKSNLSYHFAKLREAGVTRTRIEGPARFISLRRDDLETRFPGLLGAVIKAASGYPRLDLEKLRQE, encoded by the coding sequence ATGACACCGGCCCACCCAGACCTTGAAGAGATTGACCTGCCAGCTGTCCTGGCTGCTCTGAGCGACCCCACGCGGCTGTCGATCGTGCGCCACCTCTCGGAGGATGGCGAGGCCGAAGCCATGTGCGGAACGTTTGGGCACTACGGTTCGAAGTCAAACCTGAGCTACCATTTCGCCAAGCTGCGCGAGGCGGGCGTAACCCGCACCCGTATCGAAGGTCCCGCCCGCTTCATCTCGCTGCGCCGGGACGATCTGGAAACGCGTTTCCCCGGCCTCCTCGGTGCGGTAATCAAGGCCGCTTCGGGCTATCCTAGGCTCGACCTTGAAAAGCTGCGGCAGGAATAG
- a CDS encoding BCCT family transporter, which produces MTEPKTSVATEEPEHNLEAGQDNVQVMGLDIHNPVFFISAIVIVGFVIVTLIFRESVGPALGTLRVWLTSTFDWLFIIAGNLFVLFCLVLVVSPLGKVRIGGAGAVPDYGYGGWFAMLFAAGMGIGLMFFGVLEPMYHFNNPPLGIASPIGPDGALIAENVEAAREAAMAATIFHWGLHPWAIYAVVALSLALAAYNKGLPLSVRSAFYPIFGDRIRGWIGHCIDILAVFATLFGLATSLGFGAEQALAGLNFLYGVPVTDTAKVILIAGITGIALLSVVAGLDAGVKRLSEINMVLAVLLLAFIILLGPTGELVTGFFANTAAYVTNLPALSNPFGRTDDEFVHGWTTFYWAWWISWSPFVGMFIARISRGRTVREFIVCVLLVPSLASIVWMTAFGGTAMNEFIANGYQGVQETVVAYKPELSLFRMLEPLPLAGITSLIGIVLVIVFFVTSSDSGSLVIDTITAGGKVDAPVAQRVFWATFEGLVAIALLLGGGLAALQASAIATGFPFAILLMLMMVATWKALRTEPK; this is translated from the coding sequence ATGACAGAACCAAAGACGTCGGTTGCGACGGAAGAACCGGAGCACAATCTGGAAGCGGGGCAGGACAATGTTCAGGTTATGGGCCTGGACATCCACAACCCTGTGTTCTTCATCTCGGCGATTGTTATCGTAGGTTTTGTGATCGTCACCCTGATCTTTCGTGAATCGGTCGGACCAGCACTTGGCACCCTTCGGGTCTGGCTCACCTCTACCTTTGACTGGCTTTTCATCATCGCCGGCAACCTGTTCGTCCTTTTCTGCCTGGTGCTTGTCGTTTCCCCGCTCGGGAAAGTCCGTATCGGCGGCGCCGGCGCGGTCCCCGATTATGGCTATGGCGGCTGGTTTGCGATGTTGTTTGCCGCAGGCATGGGCATTGGCCTCATGTTCTTCGGCGTGCTGGAGCCGATGTATCACTTCAACAATCCACCCCTCGGCATTGCCAGCCCGATTGGGCCTGATGGTGCGCTGATCGCTGAAAATGTGGAAGCCGCCCGTGAAGCCGCGATGGCTGCAACGATCTTCCATTGGGGCTTGCACCCGTGGGCCATCTACGCAGTCGTGGCGCTTTCGCTGGCTCTGGCAGCCTATAACAAGGGTCTCCCGCTTTCGGTCCGCTCTGCATTTTATCCGATCTTTGGCGACCGCATCCGCGGCTGGATCGGCCACTGCATCGATATTCTCGCCGTCTTTGCAACCCTGTTCGGTCTCGCAACCTCGCTCGGCTTCGGTGCTGAACAGGCGCTTGCAGGGTTAAACTTCCTGTACGGCGTTCCGGTAACCGACACCGCCAAGGTGATCCTGATTGCGGGCATCACCGGCATCGCGCTCCTTTCGGTGGTTGCCGGGCTTGATGCCGGCGTCAAGCGGCTATCGGAGATCAACATGGTGCTCGCTGTGTTGCTGCTGGCTTTCATCATTTTGCTTGGCCCGACTGGCGAACTGGTCACCGGGTTCTTTGCCAACACCGCAGCCTACGTCACAAACCTGCCTGCCCTGTCCAATCCGTTTGGCCGCACCGACGACGAGTTCGTCCATGGCTGGACCACCTTCTACTGGGCCTGGTGGATCTCCTGGTCGCCATTTGTGGGCATGTTCATTGCCCGCATTTCCAGGGGTCGCACCGTGCGCGAATTCATCGTCTGCGTGCTGCTTGTTCCGTCGTTGGCATCCATCGTCTGGATGACCGCCTTTGGCGGCACGGCGATGAATGAGTTCATTGCAAACGGCTACCAGGGTGTTCAGGAAACGGTAGTAGCCTACAAGCCTGAACTGTCGTTGTTCCGGATGTTGGAGCCTCTGCCTTTGGCCGGCATCACATCGCTGATCGGCATCGTGCTCGTGATTGTATTCTTCGTCACATCGTCCGATTCAGGATCACTCGTCATCGACACGATCACGGCCGGTGGCAAGGTCGATGCCCCGGTGGCACAGCGCGTCTTCTGGGCAACGTTCGAGGGTCTGGTTGCCATTGCCCTGCTGCTGGGTGGCGGGCTTGCGGCACTTCAGGCAAGTGCGATCGCAACCGGCTTTCCCTTTGCCATACTGCTGATGCTGATGATGGTTGCGACGTGGAAAGCGCTCCGCACCGAACCGAAGTAA
- a CDS encoding AraC family transcriptional regulator gives MDATQFITDRARRQRELDLRHDERLAWLEQLAGQVVASPSEYPDGYRVPVHRHSRSQLLHALSGVVLVSTAHGRWMVPPEHAIWLPAGVDHAVEMLGEVSMRSIYVQPRALDSLPADLRVVAVSTLMRSLIIEAVALPQASEPDPRGALILDLILHEIPNLHARPLGLPFPADPRLAALCRSFVAAPAPHATIDDWAGALGASRRTFTRHFARETGLSFSTWRQQACLFAALPRLAEGEPVTSVALDLGYESVPAFTTMFKRMLGQPPQRYFRVRQALS, from the coding sequence ATGGATGCAACTCAATTCATCACAGACAGGGCGCGTCGCCAGCGCGAACTCGACCTGCGCCACGATGAACGGTTGGCCTGGCTGGAACAGCTGGCGGGCCAGGTCGTCGCCTCGCCATCAGAATATCCCGATGGCTATCGGGTGCCCGTGCATCGCCACAGCCGCTCTCAATTGCTGCATGCGCTTTCAGGCGTAGTGCTGGTCTCGACCGCCCATGGCCGCTGGATGGTCCCACCCGAACACGCCATCTGGCTGCCCGCCGGCGTCGACCACGCGGTAGAAATGCTGGGCGAAGTCTCCATGCGCTCGATCTATGTACAGCCCCGCGCGCTGGACAGCCTGCCGGCAGACCTGCGCGTGGTCGCCGTCAGCACTTTGATGCGCAGCCTGATCATCGAAGCGGTCGCACTGCCCCAAGCTTCAGAGCCTGACCCTCGTGGCGCGCTGATCCTCGATCTCATCTTGCACGAAATCCCTAACCTTCATGCACGACCGCTCGGCCTGCCCTTCCCCGCTGATCCGAGGTTGGCGGCACTGTGCCGGAGCTTCGTTGCAGCCCCGGCACCTCATGCGACAATTGACGACTGGGCCGGCGCGCTTGGCGCCAGCCGTCGCACCTTTACCCGCCACTTTGCACGCGAGACGGGACTGTCTTTCTCCACCTGGCGCCAACAGGCCTGCCTGTTTGCTGCCCTGCCCCGGCTCGCCGAAGGTGAACCTGTCACCAGTGTCGCGCTCGACCTCGGCTATGAGAGCGTGCCTGCCTTCACCACCATGTTCAAGCGTATGCTCGGCCAGCCACCGCAACGCTATTTTCGCGTGCGGCAGGCATTGTCATAA
- the ypfJ gene encoding KPN_02809 family neutral zinc metallopeptidase: MLWRGRRQSDNIEDARGQGRGGGMFGRGGGLPGGIRIGRGASGGGMSGIIILVVVFFALKACGIDPMQILAGGDPSTQAPGGGSVTRTNSGSDDEMKQFVSTVLAETEDTWKGIFQSEGQTYVEPKLTLFSGQIRSACGFASAASGPFYCPGDSKVYLDTTFFQQLDKQFGASGDFAQAYVIAHEVGHHVQNLIGVLPKFNQMRRTMGEAEANQMSMRVELQADCFAGVWGHFTAQKGLLEEGDVEEALNAAQKIGDDTLQRRTQGYVVPESFNHGTSAQRQTWFARGFKTGKLADCDTFNNNI; encoded by the coding sequence ATGCTTTGGAGAGGCCGCCGTCAGAGTGACAATATCGAGGATGCACGCGGTCAGGGCCGCGGCGGCGGCATGTTCGGGCGCGGCGGCGGATTGCCGGGCGGCATCCGCATCGGGCGCGGGGCATCGGGTGGCGGCATGTCGGGCATCATCATTCTCGTCGTAGTGTTTTTCGCGCTGAAGGCCTGCGGCATCGATCCGATGCAGATACTGGCGGGCGGCGACCCAAGCACGCAGGCACCGGGCGGCGGTTCGGTCACACGCACGAATTCCGGCAGTGACGATGAGATGAAGCAGTTCGTTTCAACGGTCCTCGCCGAAACGGAAGACACCTGGAAAGGCATTTTCCAGTCAGAGGGCCAGACTTATGTTGAGCCCAAACTGACGCTGTTTTCCGGCCAGATCCGGTCGGCCTGCGGTTTTGCGTCTGCGGCTTCAGGGCCTTTCTATTGCCCCGGAGATAGCAAGGTTTATCTCGACACGACCTTCTTTCAGCAGCTTGATAAGCAGTTCGGTGCATCAGGCGACTTCGCGCAGGCCTATGTCATCGCGCATGAAGTAGGTCACCATGTGCAGAACCTGATCGGCGTGTTGCCGAAATTCAACCAGATGCGCCGCACCATGGGCGAGGCTGAGGCCAACCAGATGTCTATGCGGGTTGAACTGCAGGCTGATTGCTTTGCGGGCGTCTGGGGGCATTTCACGGCGCAAAAGGGCCTGCTTGAAGAGGGGGACGTGGAAGAGGCGTTGAACGCCGCCCAGAAAATCGGCGACGATACACTGCAGCGGCGCACGCAGGGCTATGTGGTGCCCGAAAGCTTTAACCACGGGACTTCGGCGCAACGCCAAACGTGGTTTGCGCGCGGCTTCAAAACCGGCAAGCTGGCGGATTGCGATACCTTCAACAATAACATCTGA
- a CDS encoding MFS transporter, with protein sequence MDMRLIWLAVGSFAMSTVGFAFASLLPLIAADTHISVPMAGYLIMTFSLSYAVGAPVLSAVAGTVDRRRVLACAMLIFVAGNLIAASSSSFFTLLAAQVVMGAAAGLFAATAQATAVALAGPEHRAFAISIVVGGTTFAVAVGAPIASLIGTLWGWRGTFFAIAALGVICATILWIWLPHGLRGMKLTLSERFAAVGKPGILPALATTLLYLAGGFIVISYLGPLALEGAGLPLIALPGMLLCFGVGAVIGNLGSGFLADKIGATRVVVLSLVFSLLVCLIIALGLKFLPQSLSGPLLIGIMVPWGIIGWSFPPAQASRIVGYAPEVAHLTLSLNASAMYFGIAIGTVVGGRVLEFAKPSDLGLVAALFAAVALVLMWATRSKTSSVAMPA encoded by the coding sequence ATGGACATGCGTTTGATCTGGCTTGCGGTTGGCTCGTTTGCCATGAGCACCGTCGGCTTTGCCTTTGCCAGCCTGTTGCCGCTGATTGCCGCCGACACGCATATCAGCGTGCCGATGGCCGGCTATCTCATCATGACGTTTTCACTGTCCTATGCGGTCGGCGCACCGGTGCTTTCGGCGGTTGCCGGCACTGTCGACCGGCGGCGCGTTCTGGCGTGTGCGATGCTGATATTTGTCGCTGGAAACCTCATCGCAGCCTCCAGCTCATCCTTTTTCACGCTGCTTGCCGCGCAAGTGGTGATGGGTGCGGCGGCGGGATTGTTCGCTGCCACCGCGCAAGCCACCGCCGTTGCGCTGGCAGGACCCGAACACCGGGCTTTTGCCATCTCCATTGTCGTTGGCGGCACGACCTTCGCTGTCGCAGTCGGGGCGCCTATCGCATCGCTGATCGGCACTTTATGGGGCTGGCGTGGGACATTTTTTGCGATAGCCGCGCTTGGCGTGATTTGCGCAACTATCCTGTGGATATGGCTGCCACACGGCCTACGCGGCATGAAACTGACACTGAGCGAGCGGTTCGCTGCTGTGGGAAAGCCGGGCATATTGCCGGCGCTGGCGACAACGTTGCTCTACCTTGCAGGCGGATTTATCGTGATTTCCTATCTCGGGCCGCTGGCACTTGAAGGAGCTGGCCTGCCGCTTATTGCGTTGCCGGGCATGCTTTTGTGCTTTGGCGTCGGGGCAGTGATCGGCAATCTTGGCAGCGGGTTTCTGGCCGACAAGATCGGTGCCACACGCGTCGTGGTGCTGTCGTTGGTGTTCTCGCTGCTGGTGTGCCTGATCATTGCACTTGGCCTGAAATTCCTGCCGCAATCGCTTTCGGGCCCGCTTTTGATCGGCATCATGGTGCCATGGGGCATCATCGGCTGGTCGTTCCCGCCGGCGCAGGCCAGCCGCATCGTCGGCTATGCACCGGAGGTGGCGCATCTGACATTGTCGCTCAACGCCTCGGCGATGTATTTCGGCATTGCCATTGGCACAGTGGTCGGTGGCCGCGTGCTGGAATTTGCCAAGCCGTCCGATCTTGGCCTTGTTGCCGCGCTCTTTGCGGCTGTGGCGCTGGTGCTGATGTGGGCAACGCGGAGCAAGACATCGTCTGTTGCGATGCCCGCGTAG
- the carA gene encoding glutamine-hydrolyzing carbamoyl-phosphate synthase small subunit, whose translation MANKTAPWSTEIPTALLVLADGTVIEGRGLGAVGAAVAEVCFNTALTGYQEILTDPSYAGQIVTFTFPHIGNVGTNDEDIEDLTPAARAGAVGAVFKADVTNPSNYRSVGHLDQWLKRRGVVAMSGVDTRALTALVRENGSPNAIIAHAPDGKFDVDDLKRQAKAWSGLEGLDLAKVVTSGQSSTWREAPWVWNEGFGEMPEPTMQVVAIDYGIKRNILRLLTGLGAEVTVVPANTQAEDIIAMKPDGIFLSNGPGDPAATGVYAVPVIQDLLKTDLPIFGICLGHQMLALALGGKTQKMHQGHHGANHPVKDHTTGKVEIVSMNHGFAVDAKSLPQNIEETHVSLFDGSNCGISLKGRPVFSVQHHPEASPGPQDSHYLFRRFVNLIRAKQGEPALAE comes from the coding sequence ATGGCCAACAAGACCGCCCCCTGGTCCACCGAAATCCCCACCGCGCTGCTGGTGCTGGCCGACGGAACAGTGATTGAGGGACGCGGATTGGGCGCAGTTGGCGCTGCGGTTGCCGAGGTGTGTTTCAACACGGCCTTGACGGGCTACCAGGAAATTCTGACCGACCCGTCTTATGCTGGACAGATCGTCACCTTCACATTCCCCCACATCGGTAATGTTGGCACCAATGATGAGGACATCGAAGATCTGACCCCTGCTGCCCGCGCGGGCGCGGTCGGTGCGGTCTTCAAGGCCGATGTCACCAACCCGTCAAACTACCGTTCGGTCGGCCATCTCGACCAGTGGCTGAAGCGGCGCGGCGTCGTTGCGATGTCAGGCGTCGACACCCGTGCCTTGACCGCGCTGGTGCGCGAAAACGGTTCGCCAAACGCCATTATCGCCCATGCGCCCGATGGCAAGTTCGACGTGGATGATCTCAAACGCCAGGCAAAAGCCTGGTCAGGTCTTGAAGGTCTTGACCTTGCAAAGGTCGTAACCTCCGGTCAGAGCTCGACCTGGCGCGAAGCGCCATGGGTGTGGAACGAAGGGTTCGGCGAAATGCCAGAACCCACCATGCAGGTGGTGGCCATCGATTATGGGATCAAGCGCAACATCCTGCGCCTGTTGACCGGCCTTGGCGCTGAGGTGACAGTCGTTCCCGCAAACACCCAGGCCGAAGACATCATTGCGATGAAGCCCGACGGCATTTTCCTCTCCAACGGACCGGGCGACCCGGCCGCGACCGGGGTCTATGCCGTGCCCGTGATCCAGGACCTTTTGAAGACGGATCTGCCGATTTTCGGTATCTGCCTCGGCCATCAGATGCTGGCTTTGGCGCTTGGCGGCAAGACGCAGAAAATGCATCAGGGTCATCACGGCGCCAACCATCCGGTAAAGGACCATACGACCGGCAAGGTGGAGATCGTGTCGATGAACCACGGCTTCGCAGTTGACGCAAAGTCACTTCCGCAAAACATTGAAGAGACTCATGTTTCGCTGTTCGATGGATCGAACTGCGGCATTTCGCTCAAAGGCCGTCCGGTGTTTTCAGTCCAGCACCACCCCGAAGCCTCGCCCGGCCCCCAGGATTCGCACTATCTGTTCCGCCGCTTCGTCAACCTCATCCGCGCAAAGCAGGGTGAGCCGGCCCTTGCCGAATAG
- a CDS encoding bifunctional diguanylate cyclase/phosphodiesterase → MLGMYADHQNTQVSKQSSRAVVLAQVNLIRSNLEGSINGTLQLVRGLVATLATEPDMSQERFNRLASGLFTGDNQLRNIAVAPNLVVSMVYPLSGNAKAIGLDYRTNDSQREAALRARDTKELVLAGPVDLVQGGQGFIGRFPVFTSEPNGEKRFWGIVSAAIDAQSLYRNSGLLDGNLPVHIAITGKDGLGATGSRFFGSVAVMEDDPVTADVLLPAGSWQIAAIPTGGWANAGTATWLFRVFVALAGALVVIPILIAGRLVEERHKHYRQSRRSERELRRVSQRLELALEASQIGVWEHNLVSHSLVWDERVDELFDKPQDGKVRGYDDWVSVIHPDDLERALRDFDYAIEKRDVYSSEYRLLLPSGELRYVRSRAVIVQDGSEQPRMIGAEWDVTADVLLRNDLERAKELAERRNVELETAKARIEHNALHDSLTGLPNRRYLDEVLEGFKATPGEGVALLHMDLDRFKQINDTLGHAAGDAMLVHAANVLRTNVRANDFVARIGGDEFVVFCATGGGSHQMAVLADRVIRQMWKPVLHDGHLCRFGVSVGIATETEEVADPRQLLVNADIALYRAKARGRNRFEFFTEALQDEIVVNKRLADEILNGIDKGEFRAHYQPQFDAVTLDIIGAEALVRWYHPEKGVLMPDVFLKIAEELNVMASIDRMVLEQALQQRKVWQAAGIDIPHLSVNVSARRLQDEELITSLRKLDIEPGVMSFELVESIFLDDNDELVTWNIEQIKELGIDIEIDDFGTGYASIVSLLKLKPRRLKIDRQLVSPIVGSPAQRRLVESIIEIGRTLGIEVVAEGVETMEHARLLKDLGCDILQGYAFGTAISGAALQEFVKARRWREAS, encoded by the coding sequence ATGCTCGGTATGTACGCCGATCACCAAAACACCCAGGTATCGAAGCAGTCCTCGCGCGCCGTCGTGCTGGCGCAGGTCAATCTCATCCGCTCCAATCTGGAAGGCAGCATCAACGGTACGCTGCAACTGGTTCGCGGGCTGGTGGCTACTCTCGCCACTGAGCCCGATATGAGCCAGGAGCGGTTCAATCGATTGGCCAGCGGGCTGTTTACGGGTGACAACCAGCTCCGCAATATTGCGGTCGCACCGAACCTGGTCGTCAGCATGGTTTATCCGCTGTCCGGGAATGCAAAGGCAATCGGGCTCGATTACCGAACCAATGACAGCCAGCGCGAGGCCGCTTTGCGCGCACGCGACACTAAAGAGCTGGTTCTTGCCGGGCCGGTCGACCTGGTGCAGGGCGGACAAGGCTTTATCGGGCGGTTTCCGGTATTTACGAGCGAACCCAATGGGGAAAAGCGCTTCTGGGGCATTGTCTCGGCCGCCATCGATGCGCAATCGCTTTACCGTAACAGCGGTCTTCTTGACGGCAATCTTCCCGTTCATATTGCAATTACCGGGAAGGACGGGCTTGGTGCGACCGGATCGCGATTTTTTGGCAGTGTTGCAGTCATGGAGGATGATCCGGTCACCGCGGACGTACTCCTGCCGGCCGGATCGTGGCAGATTGCCGCGATACCAACGGGCGGCTGGGCAAATGCCGGTACCGCCACATGGCTTTTCCGCGTGTTTGTCGCACTCGCCGGTGCGCTGGTGGTCATCCCGATACTTATCGCCGGGCGACTGGTCGAAGAACGTCACAAGCACTACCGCCAGTCGCGGCGTAGTGAACGCGAATTGCGGCGGGTGTCGCAGCGGCTCGAATTGGCGCTTGAGGCATCCCAGATCGGTGTCTGGGAGCATAATCTGGTCAGCCATAGCCTGGTCTGGGATGAGCGTGTCGACGAGCTTTTCGACAAACCCCAGGATGGCAAAGTCCGAGGATATGACGACTGGGTAAGTGTCATCCACCCCGATGATCTGGAACGCGCCCTCCGTGATTTCGACTACGCAATCGAGAAGCGTGACGTCTATTCGTCTGAGTACCGGTTGCTTTTGCCAAGTGGGGAACTGCGCTATGTTCGTAGCCGTGCTGTTATCGTTCAGGATGGCAGCGAACAGCCGAGGATGATTGGTGCGGAGTGGGATGTCACTGCAGACGTCCTCTTGCGCAATGACCTTGAACGCGCCAAGGAACTGGCCGAGCGACGTAATGTCGAACTTGAAACAGCCAAGGCGCGCATCGAGCACAACGCGCTTCACGATTCGCTGACAGGCCTCCCCAACCGCCGCTATCTCGATGAGGTTCTGGAGGGCTTCAAAGCTACACCGGGAGAGGGTGTAGCGTTGCTGCACATGGACCTCGACCGCTTCAAGCAGATCAACGATACGCTCGGACATGCCGCCGGCGATGCCATGCTGGTCCACGCCGCTAACGTGCTGCGGACCAATGTGCGCGCAAATGACTTCGTGGCGCGAATCGGCGGTGATGAGTTCGTGGTATTTTGTGCGACCGGCGGTGGTTCCCACCAGATGGCCGTGCTCGCTGACCGCGTTATTCGCCAGATGTGGAAACCTGTCCTTCATGATGGGCATCTATGTCGCTTCGGCGTGAGCGTGGGCATTGCCACCGAAACAGAAGAAGTGGCCGACCCGAGACAACTTCTGGTCAATGCTGACATTGCGCTCTACCGGGCCAAGGCGCGTGGCCGCAATCGGTTCGAGTTCTTCACCGAGGCGCTGCAGGATGAAATTGTCGTCAACAAGCGGCTCGCCGACGAAATTTTGAATGGTATCGATAAGGGAGAGTTCCGCGCCCATTATCAGCCGCAGTTTGATGCCGTGACACTGGACATCATCGGCGCAGAGGCGTTGGTGCGTTGGTATCATCCCGAGAAGGGCGTGCTTATGCCCGACGTTTTCCTGAAGATCGCTGAAGAACTGAACGTCATGGCTTCAATCGATCGAATGGTCTTGGAGCAGGCCCTGCAGCAACGGAAGGTCTGGCAGGCCGCCGGCATCGACATTCCGCACCTTTCGGTCAACGTGTCGGCGCGTCGCCTGCAAGACGAGGAACTTATCACCAGCTTGCGAAAACTCGACATCGAGCCCGGCGTAATGTCATTCGAACTGGTTGAATCGATCTTCCTGGATGACAATGATGAACTGGTTACTTGGAACATCGAGCAGATCAAGGAACTTGGTATTGATATCGAAATCGATGATTTCGGTACCGGCTATGCCTCTATCGTCAGCCTTTTGAAACTGAAACCGCGCCGTCTGAAGATCGACCGGCAGTTGGTGTCGCCCATTGTCGGTTCCCCGGCCCAGAGGCGACTGGTTGAGTCCATTATCGAAATCGGAAGAACCCTCGGTATCGAAGTCGTCGCCGAGGGTGTGGAAACCATGGAACATGCACGCCTTTTGAAAGATCTTGGCTGCGATATCCTTCAGGGTTATGCCTTTGGTACCGCCATAAGCGGTGCTGCGTTGCAGGAATTCGTCAAGGCGCGCCGCTGGCGTGAAGCTTCCTAG